From one bacterium genomic stretch:
- a CDS encoding iron-sulfur cluster assembly scaffold protein: MKQKATQSPDPLEVYFKERFRKKNLGVLEGANLTADDRTCRGGRDHIFFYLRIKEEKIEDISFECGGCDMAMFVAGDILCDLVRNKRLDEIENISEKEFIKALGGKSKEGLKHFKMAMKVLNDGIKGYPNHIDNGMCL, translated from the coding sequence ATGAAACAAAAAGCTACCCAAAGCCCTGACCCATTAGAGGTATATTTTAAAGAAAGGTTTAGAAAGAAAAACCTTGGCGTATTAGAGGGAGCAAATTTAACAGCGGATGATAGAACCTGCAGGGGAGGAAGGGATCACATATTTTTTTATTTAAGAATCAAGGAAGAAAAAATTGAAGATATTAGCTTTGAATGTGGTGGTTGCGATATGGCTATGTTTGTTGCAGGCGATATTCTATGCGATTTAGTAAGAAACAAAAGGCTTGATGAAATAGAAAATATTTCTGAAAAAGAATTTATAAAAGCCCTTGGTGGTAAAAGCAAGGAAGGATTAAAACATTTCAAAATGGCAATGAAGGTGTTAAATGATGGGATCAAGGGCTATCCCAACCACATTGATAATGGTATGTGTTTATGA